GATGCGCGGCGCAGCGGCCATTGGCCCGAGGCACGTGTCCAGGAGACCGGCCCGCGACGTCACTCGAGGGGGCTctgttaaaaataagaacaaaaatccaGAGTGAAAGTGTCTCAGGTTGCGCTAAGTGGCCTGAAAATTTCCCAAGCCCGCGTTAAAGCAGAGGCGGAGAGGGCGCGCAGACTGGGAGGGAGCGCAGGAGGCCCAGCCCGGCCCGGCCTCCCGCCCCTCACCCATGCGGCTCGGGCCGCGGTGCTGCGCGGGGCTCAGCGGGGGCGCAGCCGCTCGCCCGTGGGGCGCCCCGGCCCGCAGCGGGGCGGCGGCCTGGCGCGGGGAGCCCCGGGGCGGGCGGAGCGCAGCGCGGGCCCGTGGGCCTCCATGTGCGTGCTGGCGGCGGCGGGTACCCTGAGCGCTCGCGCCCCGCAGCCTCGAGGGCGGACCAGGACAGGCGGGTGGCCAGGGCCGAGCGGTGGCGGCTCGAGCGGGCCCAGGCGGCGGTAAGCGCGAGGAGCGCGCTGCCTGCATGCGTGCAGCTCTGGCCGGCGGTGGCCGAGGCGGCGGCGCCGGAGCCGGGGACAGCTGGCCACAGAGAGGAGCGCGGAGCGGCACAGGCGTCCCACGGCCCCGCAGGAGTGCGGTGACCGTCTAGAGCCGGGTGCGTCACCAAAATCGAGACCTGCCTCCTTTGAATCTCCCCGCGCCCTGGCAGCCAGGAGACTGGTTATTTGCGAACGCACTTCGTGGATCCGAACGTGGCTCGGCTCGGAGCGCTCCCAGCGACCTGTAGGACTCCAGCCCTGGCCACGGCCGCCACTCGCGCCCTTGGAAGACTGGGCTGGGTAGGGGCGCGCGGGTGTTTGCCGCAGGTCGGCAGGAGGTTGCTTTGGAGGTGGGCCGCTGGAGAGAAGGTTTGGGGTTGTCTGTGAAGCATGGAGGAGAATGATTCCAAGCCCAGTGAGGCGGCGGAAGCGCAGAGACAGCCGGAATCTAGCCCCAGCGGCGGCTCGGGCGGCGGCAGCAGCCCAAGCGATTCAGACACCAGCCGCCGGCGAGCTCTGATGCTGCCCGCGGTCCTGCAGGCGCCAGGCAACCACCAGCATCCGCATCGCATCACCAACTTCTTCATCGATAACATCCTGCGGCCTGAGTTCGGCCGCCGAAAGGACGCGGGGACTTGCTGTGCCGGCGCAAGAGGAGGCGAAGGCGGCGCTGGTGGTACAGAGGGAGGCAGTGGTGCAGGCGGGGCCGAACAGTTCCTGGGGTCAGGCACCAGAGAGTCTCGGCCGAACCCAGCGTGCGCACCCAGCGCCGGAGGACCGCTCTCTGCTGGTGGCGCAGACTCCGCGGCTGACGGAGAAGGCGGCTCCAAGACCTTATCCCTGCACGGTGGTGCTAAAAAACTCGGCGACCCCGGGGGTTCCTTGGATGGAGCGCTCAAGGCCCGGGGTTTGGGCGGCGGTGATCTGTCTGTGAGCTCCGACTCGGACAGCTCGCAAGCCAGCGCCACCCTGGGCACGCAGCCCATGCTCTGGCCAGCTTGGGTCTACTGCACGCGCTACTCGGACCGACCTTCTTCAGGTGAGCCCATGGGACCAGGAGTCCCAGCCATCTTTGAGGAGGCCCGCGGGGCCTGGGAGGGCGCTTCCTGGGACATTTACAAGAGGAAAAGAATCACAttttctctgacacacacacacacacaaagacgcACACTCCTTACCGACAGTGGTACTGTCGGTGGACAGAGCAGCAGCTAGGGAGTTGGAAGGACTGGGTTCTAGGGACACAGACTTAGGACagtaaaaaagaaatctctctctctctctctctctctctctctctctctctctctctctctctctctctccttccctccctccctctccctctctcttggcAAAGTCTGGACCCCGTATACTCTCTGCCATCCCCAGGCTCAGAGTGTTCCAGAACCAATTCTTTCAAGGCTGTGTGCTCTATTCCACTCTTGGCCTAGGGTGACCGCTGCGGAGGAGCAGGGGAAGGACTGCAGGAAGTGGTGAAAACTGAGACACTTTTTCCCCCATTGTCACTTTTTTGGCGGACCATATAGTACCAGCATAGCATTCTGCCAGCATGCAGCTTGAAGAAGGTGCAGCCGTCTCGGAgccctcatcccccccccccaggcagaaAGGAATCTTCAAAGGTTTTATGGTGTTGCCGAAAGTGAGGAAGAAGCAGCCTTCAGAGGGGGTGTGAGGAGGTTTGGGgcatattttcttcattcatttacaATTTTTGAGTCCCTGTAGAAACCACCATCCGCATACGATGAGGGTCTGAGGATAGGAAGCGCCATTAGCAGCTGGTTTCATTTACCCAAGAGCTGAGTGAGGCCCCCCCGCTCACCGCCGAATCCTCAGTTGTGTTACCGGTGTCCTTTACTTATGTCTATAGCAAAACTAGGATGCTCTCGACTGCCTTCTCGCAGCATCCTGTATGTGTCTGgtgaaatcaatttttttttcctgctagacCTGAAATTTGCTCCATTGTTCTCGCCTCCCTCctttgttaatatttaattaacaTATAGGCTCACAAAGCCGACTGGCCTCGAGTCGCGGTAGTCTTTGTGCAGCGCCCGCTCGTAAGTCCGGGCCGCGCCAAGCCCTGGTAGCCGGAATCCTGCAGCACGGCCCGCGTGGCTCGCCTCGCAGCTTTTCCAGGCTTAACGAAACCCCTTCCCTCTAAGTAATGCTCCAGTCCTGGGCGTTTAAGGAAGAAATGAGGTGCAGAGGGCACTTGCTGAGGTTTGGCTCTATTTCCGAGTCCCGaaagtgtttgcttttaaaaagagaattcacAGGAAGGGGAACCGAAAGTATGGGTTTCAGATCTTCTTTCTCGGAAATAAGAGTTTTTGGAGTCTGGAGTGTGTGTTATAGACCACGAACCCCAGGGTGGAGAAGACTGGAGGACAGAGACCATGTTCTTCCCAGGGAGGGAACCAGAGGAGTCTGAGAGCCGCTCCGGAAATGAAAGGTCAGGAATGGGCAAGCCAGGCCTCTTCCGTGGTCTCAGCCTCCAGTCCTAGTATCTCTGAGGGTCCCACGGTCGAGCCGCGGCTCTAGAAGCCTCACTGGCTGGTGAAAGCCAGGTCCGAGGGGGCCCGAGCCCCTTGCTCCCTTGTCTTCTGCATGGATGCAgaggtgactgtgtgtgtgaccGTGGGTACACCTAAAACACCAGGAGTTGGATCTGCACTGTCCTGAATCTCCTCTGTTGCCCACAGACTATTTTTTGGGTTTGTCCTGTGTTGAGAGCACCCAGGCCCCAGCCCTGGCTCTGCTAGCCAGCCCTGGCTCTGCTAGCCGCCCCTGACGCCTGGGTGACCCACCGCTGCGCTGGGAACCGGTTGGGGGTGTCGAGTGTCGAACAGCCTGCGCCTTTAGCCGTCCCCGCAGCGCAGGGCAGCGCTTTCGGGGCGGCCCTGATGGAGAAGGGTCGGGCCCTCTCCAACCTCTTCCACTTCTAACGGAAGGGGCCTCGATGGAGGGGCGGCAAAGTGCCTCCAAAGTTGATTCACGGCTCCTTGCACAGAGAAAGATTAAGCCAGTGGCCTGGCTGGTCTTTCCCGCTCCCTGTGAACCTGGTGATAGCGGAGAACCTTCTATCCTTTCCTTTGGTCCTGGGACCCTACCTCCTGTCACACTTGCCCCAAACACTGGAAATTCCATAggaagaaggggtgggggtggggatgaccAGAGAAGAACCGTTTGTGAGGAAGCTCTTGGGAAGGCCATTTTATGTTCTTCACTTCAGATGAGGCTGCCCCAGgtctgaggtggggggggggcgggcgtgAGAAGGACGAGCCACCAGGGTCAGCATCACAGGAAGAGCCAGGCCCCTCTCCTGGAGAGAAGGCCTAAAGTGGGGAGATGCCAGTGACTCAGTAAAAGATGTGGTTGCTCCATCGGAAGTCCTTCAAGGAAAAAATGAACTTGGGCTCACCAGGGGACTCAAGTTCTGGCTCAGCCCTGGCCCACCCTTGTGAACCCTACTGCTTTTGGCATCCTGTAggaggtgatggagggagggggacaggatTCCCTTATGACTGACTAGCCTACCCTGTTCTTTAATCTTACCCCTCTCACCTACCTCACCCTTTTTGCTGGGACAGTCTTGGAAAGTGATAAGGggagaaacaacacacacacacacacacacacacacacacacacacacacacacacaaacacagccagAAAGTTTTTGGTTGGGCATTCATTCTTCAGTTAGCTTTTGTTAGGATCTCCCCATTTTTCTTCCAATCAGTGGCGCATACCCAACCTGAAATttagcacccccccccacccccgcctccccaaCACTTAACCCACACTGTTCAGCCCTGTGTGGCTTGAGTCCTTTCTCCTCCTTAAGTCTATGCAACCTCTCAAGCTTGGGTGACTGGGCTGCCGGTAAACACGGtaacctctcccccccccccccctctcctccgTGCCACCCAGGTCCCAGGTCCcgaaaaccaaagaagaagaaccCGAACAAAGAGGACAAGCGGCCCCGCACCGCCTTCACCGCTGAGCAGCTGCAGAGGCTCAAGGCTGAGTTTCAGACCAACAGGTACCTGACGGAGCAGCGGCGCCAGAGTCTGGCCCAGGAGCTCAGTCTCAATGAGTCCCAGATCAAGATCTGGTTCCAGAACAAGCGGGCCAAAATCAAGAAAGCCACGGGCAACAAGAACACCCTGGCGGTGCACCTCATGGCGCAGGGCCTGTACAACCATTCCACCACGGCCAAGGAGGGCAAGTCGGACAGCGAGTAGGGCGGACAGGGCGGGCAGGCCGGCCAGGTCTAGGGCCACGCGAAACAATGCAATAATTTAAAAACCGTGAACAAAGGGCCAGTGTATAAAGATTATACCAGCATTATCTGTGAAAATCCCGTGTATTAGCTATGGTTCTACAAaaatctgtgtatatataatttacagGTGGTGTAAAATCCAAGATATctgactataaaatattttttgagtttttttttttgtttaagagGTTATGCTAATTTTATGCTATTATTATTCTTTCTGCAAAGGGGGGCTGCCTAGGGTTTcgaatctttttctttcctcctgccttccttcttttcttttattccctaAGCTCCATTGTGGGACATCTGACActttctgcccctccctcccccgaaagaaaaaaaatttaaaacaacttgCTAAAGTCCAAAGATTTTTATTGCTGCATTTCACAGGACTGTGAACCGAATAAATAGCTCCTATTTGGTCTGTGAGCTCTGCCGCTTGCTTTGTGCTGGCATGGCCAACAGTGTAGGAAGTGCCAGCCCGGTGATGGGGGAGCTCTGGACTccggtggggagagagggggcaggaagacCTCCAGGCACCTGCCTCCTACTGCCTCTCTTCCCAAACCGCCTCAGAGGCCCTCTCTGGCCACCACCGTGCGTCTGCGTCTGTGTCGATGACCCCTGTCCCGCCACAGCCCCCTAGTGACCTACTAGCGCCAACTCTCCCACCTCAGGCACTGAAGACAGTGCTTGGGGCCTGGGGAGAAGTGGGAGTGTGATCTGAAGGCTTGAAGGCCTTGCTGCCTACAGGGACAGCTAGCTCTGACCCAAAAGCCCAGCCAAGGTGGGCCTTGGGGCCTGGCAAAGTGAGTTGgcatgtcttcctttcttttttcttccctctttttttctttttcacttactTTTGAGTGgtaaatacatgtatgtgtacataccgtgtatgcatgtgcacgcacacccCAGGCCTGTGTGAAGCTGGGGTTCTGGAGCTCGCAGCCACCTTGACTTTCAAAGGAACTCGGAACCCTCCTGAATCTAGAGGAAGTATGTAAATAGTCATTTCTTATcgatttttgtccttttttttgttttttttaaaagaaaatatacattttatttttgaaggtgTGGTACTgtgtaaattaaatatattcaatatatcCCTCAccaagtacatatatatatatataagcaaacacattatatataactTCACAATGTCTTCTGTTTAGTGTATGGGAAAAGGTGTCCAAATGTCCACCTGGGCCAGCACTATGGCTGCCTGCTGAGGACTGATGGTGGATTTCTCTCTTTGCCTTAAACCTCTTTATTTCACTGCGCCAATACTTTCACTTTGTACATATTAGTGCCAACCTTCTGAAAAggaagttataaaaacaaaagttgtaATTTAAGAGTCTGTGAATAACCATCTGCTGCTTGGGAATCAGTGAAACAACATGCCTTTTAGCAGGAAgcaaatctgtcttttttttaagtttataaaatgtGCATTTTACAGTATCAAATATTTATAACCTTATGAGAAATGGATGAATGTGAATGTTCCCTACTCACAACTGTGGCTATCAAAATTGTGAACATTCCAACCTGTGCATTTTGTGTGTTTAAATTCTTAAAagttacattaaataaaaaagaaacaactctttATTATAAAATGCTGGCTGCAGAAGGTGGACTTTTTCCATGTTGTGTTTCTAAGCCCAGGAACCACTTTAAGGTGGTCTCTCCAGCGCCAAGTGTTGCACTTACCCGAGAAACAAGAGGagattgtttcttttaaataataaccTTCCAATATCTAGTGTGTAAGCACAGAATGGAGGACAAAGTAGTTTCTGTCCCCACTTAGTCTCCAGGAGGAATGGTTCAAAGCACACTGCTGCTTCCACACCCTGGAACATCTCACTGTATAAAACCTAAAAGGTCTCCTTAACAGCCCCCCTTAAGTGCTGGGGTGCAAGTGCTCACTGCAGGAACATGCTGGGTGGATTTGTGCTCCTTAAGAGACACTCTCTTCACCAAAAGCTATTTTTGTCTCCCCCTACTTCTAACCCCCAAAGCTAAGGAAGGGACTGGCTCTGAAGTATCTGAATCTGAAGCAGGCTGTTCTACAGTTCATGGAGCTGAACTGCTGAGCTGCTGTATTCCCAAACTTGTTTGGCTTGAAAGAaagttggggtttgttttgtttgtttgtttgtttttgtttttttctctcccaggAAGAGAACTCAGCCAAGGAGTGCCTGTTGCCAAGGGTGACCTTCTAGGCCATCAGGGACTCCCAGGTGgataagtggggggggggggggggcactgctcCTGCCACTCAGGGAACTGTCAAGGAAGAGAGTTGGGCCCACTTTGAGGGCACCAAATACCTCAATGCCACTCCCCAGGAGTGTTCCAGGGTCATTGTGAGGGTGAGGGTGACACTGTCCCTTCTTCATGACCTTATCTTCTACACATCTCTGAGAGTTTAGGTTCAAAAACACTGCCACAATTTACATTACTCTGTTGGACTCTCTCCTGttttaataaaaacacagcaaGAACCATCTTCTCTCCAAATCATAACACTGGCAGAGAGGGCAGggtacacttttttgtttgtttgtttgttttttgtttgtttgttttttgtttttttgtgaagTAATGAGTTCCTCCGGGGCAGTCAAGTACATGCCAGTCTGACAATAATGCCAggctttccattttgttttgtttttgtttttatttgttatatctgtgatagccccctccccccatgggcCTTCAGATCCTTGGTGTCCTTGCCCTCTGCTCTGGCATGTGTTACTTTTTCTTCAATAACAAGTAAGCAGAACCTATGACTTACGATAGATAGCCTTTGCTGTGCTAGCATTGCTCTCTCCCACCAGTTGGGAGGCCAAGGTGTCTTAGGAGGTACTGCAGATTCTGCAATTCTGACCTTGCCTCTCTGCAGCTCTGTGTGCTTTGGAGAAGGACAGGGAACCAGTCACTGGGCCCTGGCTAGAAGCTCACCCTGCCCTGTGGGAGGCAGGAAGTCCAAGTGGGAGAGGAAAGTCCTTTGGTTCATCAAGAAATCCTTGCTTTTGGGATCTCAATCGCTCTCCTGTCCTGGGCCTTGGGATGTCTCTGCCTCACCCAAGCTGAGCCCATTCTACTGTTCTCAAAACACACTGAAACCAGGGGAGTGCCTGGGAATCTAACCCAAGGATAGCTATGACCTTCAGGCAGGGCGCGTgctcgcgcgcacacacgcgcgcgcgcgcgcgcacacacacacacacacacacacacacagcaatgatGCTGACTGAGAAAGCCCAGTTATAGCAGGTGCTCTTTCTGACCTGGCTCTGACAGTAGCAGTCTTAAGAGTAGACTCTGGAGTCAACTCTGCCCTAAGGATGTCCGGTATGGACCTGGATCCTGTTTCCTTTTAAGGAAGGTATAAAGGAGTCTCCCAGGTGACTCCCAGCTTGATCTCACAGAGTTCCAAGTTTGGGcttcgttttgttgttgttgttttttgtttttgtttttgttgatttttttgttttgttttgtttttccttaagtGGACAAGACAAATGTAGGGACACTCTGGCTGCTTGACACTGGTATATCTGATACACAAATACCAAGGCCCTATGTATACAAACTTTCCAGCCctaccccccctccccagctcagcCTGGAAGTTTATTGGCAGGCCTCTGCTAAAAGTCATTCTGTCCCTCGCCTATTTAATATCCGACCTCTCCAGTCTCTTTTTTGCCCAAGCCCTTCTCCTAGAACCTCCAGGAGAGTCCCGGGTCCACCGAAAACTACAGCCT
The Acomys russatus chromosome 10, mAcoRus1.1, whole genome shotgun sequence genome window above contains:
- the En2 gene encoding homeobox protein engrailed-2, whose protein sequence is MEENDSKPSEAAEAQRQPESSPSGGSGGGSSPSDSDTSRRRALMLPAVLQAPGNHQHPHRITNFFIDNILRPEFGRRKDAGTCCAGARGGEGGAGGTEGGSGAGGAEQFLGSGTRESRPNPACAPSAGGPLSAGGADSAADGEGGSKTLSLHGGAKKLGDPGGSLDGALKARGLGGGDLSVSSDSDSSQASATLGTQPMLWPAWVYCTRYSDRPSSGPRSRKPKKKNPNKEDKRPRTAFTAEQLQRLKAEFQTNRYLTEQRRQSLAQELSLNESQIKIWFQNKRAKIKKATGNKNTLAVHLMAQGLYNHSTTAKEGKSDSE